In Anaerolineales bacterium, the following are encoded in one genomic region:
- a CDS encoding Glu/Leu/Phe/Val dehydrogenase, with protein MSETTNAFQIAQAQFDGVAAQLNLESHVREILRWPRREFKFQIPVRMDDGSWQVFFGYRVQHNDSRGPTKGGIRFHTSETMDTVRALAMWMTWKCAVADIPLGGAKGGVAVDSATLTVREKEQLCRGWVGAIHKNLGPRTDVPAPDVGTNAQMMGWMMDEYSKLAGEYTPGVITGKPVGGGGSLGRREATGYGVVYNVREAMKHLKLDSSQTSAAVQGFGNVAQYAARGFTEQLGGKVVCVSYWDRNDKAACSVVSPKGLDIPFLQGITDQYGTIDKSKATAAGYTIEHGDAWLEQDVDVLIPAALESQLTGETVKKISGKVKVIAEGANGPTTIDADEHFKKNNIFVIPDFLCNAGGVTVSYFEGVQNDMNYYWNLDEVLQRLDTKMTGAFHNVLQVSTREQVYMRDAAYMVAINSVVQAMELRGWL; from the coding sequence ATGTCGGAAACCACCAATGCTTTCCAGATTGCCCAGGCGCAGTTTGACGGCGTCGCCGCCCAACTGAACCTGGAATCCCATGTGCGCGAAATATTGCGCTGGCCGCGGCGGGAGTTTAAGTTCCAGATCCCCGTGCGCATGGATGACGGCAGCTGGCAAGTTTTCTTCGGTTATCGCGTGCAGCATAATGATTCGCGCGGCCCTACGAAAGGCGGTATCCGCTTTCACACCTCTGAAACGATGGACACGGTGCGTGCCTTGGCCATGTGGATGACCTGGAAGTGCGCCGTGGCCGATATCCCCCTGGGCGGCGCTAAAGGCGGCGTGGCGGTGGATTCGGCCACCTTGACCGTGCGCGAGAAGGAACAACTCTGCCGGGGTTGGGTGGGCGCTATTCATAAGAATCTGGGCCCGCGTACGGATGTGCCCGCCCCGGACGTGGGCACCAATGCCCAGATGATGGGCTGGATGATGGATGAATATTCCAAGCTGGCGGGCGAATACACCCCCGGCGTTATCACCGGCAAGCCGGTGGGCGGCGGCGGTTCCCTGGGCCGCCGCGAGGCCACCGGGTACGGCGTGGTCTACAACGTGCGCGAGGCGATGAAGCATCTCAAGCTGGACAGCAGCCAGACCAGCGCCGCAGTGCAGGGCTTTGGCAACGTGGCCCAATACGCGGCGCGCGGCTTCACCGAGCAGCTGGGCGGCAAAGTGGTGTGCGTCTCCTACTGGGACCGCAACGACAAGGCCGCTTGCAGCGTGGTCAGCCCCAAGGGCCTGGACATTCCTTTCTTGCAGGGCATCACGGATCAATACGGCACGATTGACAAGTCCAAAGCCACCGCCGCTGGCTATACCATCGAGCACGGAGATGCCTGGCTGGAGCAGGACGTGGATGTGCTCATCCCGGCCGCCCTGGAAAGCCAGCTGACCGGCGAAACCGTCAAGAAGATCAGCGGCAAGGTCAAAGTGATCGCCGAAGGCGCCAATGGCCCCACCACCATCGATGCCGACGAGCATTTCAAGAAGAACAACATCTTCGTCATCCCGGACTTCCTCTGCAATGCCGGCGGCGTGACCGTCTCTTACTTCGAGGGTGTGCAGAACGACATGAACTATTATTGGAACTTGGACGAGGTGCTGCAGCGCTTGGACACCAAAATGACCGGCGCCTTCCACAACGTGCTGCAGGTCTCCACCCGCGAGCAGGTCTACATGCGCGATGCGGCCTACATGGTCGCCATCAACTCCGTGGTGCAAGCCATGGAGCTGCGCGGCTGGCTGTAA